A single Phragmites australis chromosome 4, lpPhrAust1.1, whole genome shotgun sequence DNA region contains:
- the LOC133915680 gene encoding uncharacterized protein LOC133915680 isoform X1, whose translation MGACVSRPSACVGKPHTPRSGDASGRAGGGARRRRSRRGGKARRKAPSRAASMETIQEAEVSGSPPGAAAADHRTYSNPAFQVSGSIEEAWYDSFAISESDGEDDFHSVQDDAFSLNGFENEAALSMKDGNGGSFNATAQSGEHHHHRKPKSSELSKGSSENGVRSSVSHEDVASVSGEDSAHGGGWILDDCGLLPNNCLPCIASAVGVNEKKRALSSSPTHSMKMPSLKLSFKKKSGEAHPSSTLLSTKDFLERPLAGSQVQLCSLETKMLNSWSHVDPETFRVRGANYFRDKKKEFAPNYAAYYPFGVDVYLSPQKVNHISRFVQLPDIQLSSKLPPLLVVNVQVPLYPASLFQNETDGEGMSFVLYFRLSEGYSKELPPSFIESIRRLVDDHVEKIKAFPMETTIPFRERLKILGRVANLEDLPLSAAERKLMHAYNEKPVLSRPQHEFYLGDNYFEIDIDMHRFSYISRKGFQTFLDRLKVCILDVGLTIQGNKAEELPEQILCCVRLNGIDYTKYQPLMTHGA comes from the exons ATGGGCGCGTGCGTGTCGCGGCCCAGCGCGTGCGTGGGGAAGCCCCACACGCCGCGGTCCGGGGATGCCAGCGGCCGGGCGGGCGGCGGGGCGCGGCGCAGGCGCAGCCGCCGCGGGGGGAAGGCCCGGCGGAAGGCGCCCTCGCGCGCCGCGTCGATGGAGACCATCCAGGAGGCCGAGGTGTCCGGTTCGCCTCCCGGGGCCGCTGCCGCAGATCACCGGACCTACAGCAACCCCGCGTTCCAAG TGTCCGGGAGCATTGAGGAGGCATGGTACGACTCCTTCGCGATTAGCGAGTCGGATGGCGAGGACGATTTCCACAGCGTGCAAGATG ATGCCTTTTCATTGAATGGCTTCGAGAATGAAGCGGCATTGAGCATGAAAGATGGCAACGGTGGGAGCTTCAATGCAACTGCGCAATCAGGTGAGCACCACCACCATAGAAAACCAAAGTCCAGTGAGCTGTCAAAGGGGAGCTCGGAGAATGGTGTGAGGTCCTCCGTGAGCCATGAGGATGTGGCGAGTGTTTCAGGTGAGGATAGCGCGCATGGCGGAGGCTGGATTTTGGACGATTGCGGGCTTCTCCCAAATAATTGTCTGCCTTGTATTGCCTCTGCTGTTGGGGTAAACGAAAAGAAGAGAGCGCTCTCCTCGAGCCCGACTCATTCAATGAAGATGCCTTCTTTGAAGCTCTCATTCAAGAAGAAGTCTGGTGAAGCCCATCCATCTTCCACACTAT tatcTACAAAAGATTTCCTTGAAAGGCCTCTAGCAGGTTCGCAAGTACAGTTATGTTCGCTGGAAACGAAAATGCTCAACAGCTGGTCTCATGTTGATCCTGAAACATTCCGAGTCCGTGGAGCAAACTATTTTAG GGATAAGAAAAAAGAGTTTGCTCCGAATTATGCTGCATATTATCCATTTGGAGTTGATGTGTACCTATCACCACAAAAAGTCAATCATATATCTCGATTTGTTCAACTTCCTGACATTCAACTCTCCAGCAAACTCCCACCTCTTTTGGTGGTCAATGTACAG GTCCCATTATATCCGGCTTCATTATTTCAGAATGAAACCGATGGGGAAGGGATGAGCTTTGTTTTGTATTTTAGGCTTTCTGAAGGTTACTCAAAAGAGCTTCCACCTTCATTCATAGAAAGTATCAGA AGGTTGGTTGATGATCATGTAGAGAAGATAAAAGCATTTCCAATGGAAACAACTATACCATTTCGAGAACGGCTAAAGATACTTGGCCGGGTGGCTAATCTGGAGGATCTTCCTTTGAGTGCAGCGGAGAGGAAGCTAATGCACGCATACAACGAGAAGCCTGTGCTTTCTAGACCACAGCATGAATTTTACTTG GGTGATAACTACTTTGAGATTGATATTGACATGCACAGATTTAGCTACATCTCAAGGAAAGGTTTTCAAACATTTTTGGACAGGCTGAAAGTATGCATTCTAGATGTTGGGCTGACCATTCAG GGAAATAAAGCTGAAGAACTGCCTGAGCAGATCTTATGCTGTGTTAGGTTGAACGGGATAGATTACACAAAATATCAGCCGCTTATGACGCATGGCGCCTGA
- the LOC133915680 gene encoding uncharacterized protein LOC133915680 isoform X3, whose protein sequence is MGACVSRPSACVGKPHTPRSGDASGRAGGGARRRRSRRGGKARRKAPSRAASMETIQEAEVSGSPPGAAAADHRTYSNPAFQVSGSIEEAWYDSFAISESDGEDDFHSVQDDAFSLNGFENEAALSMKDGNGGSFNATAQSGEDSAHGGGWILDDCGLLPNNCLPCIASAVGVNEKKRALSSSPTHSMKMPSLKLSFKKKSGEAHPSSTLLSTKDFLERPLAGSQVQLCSLETKMLNSWSHVDPETFRVRGANYFRDKKKEFAPNYAAYYPFGVDVYLSPQKVNHISRFVQLPDIQLSSKLPPLLVVNVQVPLYPASLFQNETDGEGMSFVLYFRLSEGYSKELPPSFIESIRRLVDDHVEKIKAFPMETTIPFRERLKILGRVANLEDLPLSAAERKLMHAYNEKPVLSRPQHEFYLGDNYFEIDIDMHRFSYISRKGFQTFLDRLKVCILDVGLTIQGNKAEELPEQILCCVRLNGIDYTKYQPLMTHGA, encoded by the exons ATGGGCGCGTGCGTGTCGCGGCCCAGCGCGTGCGTGGGGAAGCCCCACACGCCGCGGTCCGGGGATGCCAGCGGCCGGGCGGGCGGCGGGGCGCGGCGCAGGCGCAGCCGCCGCGGGGGGAAGGCCCGGCGGAAGGCGCCCTCGCGCGCCGCGTCGATGGAGACCATCCAGGAGGCCGAGGTGTCCGGTTCGCCTCCCGGGGCCGCTGCCGCAGATCACCGGACCTACAGCAACCCCGCGTTCCAAG TGTCCGGGAGCATTGAGGAGGCATGGTACGACTCCTTCGCGATTAGCGAGTCGGATGGCGAGGACGATTTCCACAGCGTGCAAGATG ATGCCTTTTCATTGAATGGCTTCGAGAATGAAGCGGCATTGAGCATGAAAGATGGCAACGGTGGGAGCTTCAATGCAACTGCGCAATCAG GTGAGGATAGCGCGCATGGCGGAGGCTGGATTTTGGACGATTGCGGGCTTCTCCCAAATAATTGTCTGCCTTGTATTGCCTCTGCTGTTGGGGTAAACGAAAAGAAGAGAGCGCTCTCCTCGAGCCCGACTCATTCAATGAAGATGCCTTCTTTGAAGCTCTCATTCAAGAAGAAGTCTGGTGAAGCCCATCCATCTTCCACACTAT tatcTACAAAAGATTTCCTTGAAAGGCCTCTAGCAGGTTCGCAAGTACAGTTATGTTCGCTGGAAACGAAAATGCTCAACAGCTGGTCTCATGTTGATCCTGAAACATTCCGAGTCCGTGGAGCAAACTATTTTAG GGATAAGAAAAAAGAGTTTGCTCCGAATTATGCTGCATATTATCCATTTGGAGTTGATGTGTACCTATCACCACAAAAAGTCAATCATATATCTCGATTTGTTCAACTTCCTGACATTCAACTCTCCAGCAAACTCCCACCTCTTTTGGTGGTCAATGTACAG GTCCCATTATATCCGGCTTCATTATTTCAGAATGAAACCGATGGGGAAGGGATGAGCTTTGTTTTGTATTTTAGGCTTTCTGAAGGTTACTCAAAAGAGCTTCCACCTTCATTCATAGAAAGTATCAGA AGGTTGGTTGATGATCATGTAGAGAAGATAAAAGCATTTCCAATGGAAACAACTATACCATTTCGAGAACGGCTAAAGATACTTGGCCGGGTGGCTAATCTGGAGGATCTTCCTTTGAGTGCAGCGGAGAGGAAGCTAATGCACGCATACAACGAGAAGCCTGTGCTTTCTAGACCACAGCATGAATTTTACTTG GGTGATAACTACTTTGAGATTGATATTGACATGCACAGATTTAGCTACATCTCAAGGAAAGGTTTTCAAACATTTTTGGACAGGCTGAAAGTATGCATTCTAGATGTTGGGCTGACCATTCAG GGAAATAAAGCTGAAGAACTGCCTGAGCAGATCTTATGCTGTGTTAGGTTGAACGGGATAGATTACACAAAATATCAGCCGCTTATGACGCATGGCGCCTGA
- the LOC133915680 gene encoding uncharacterized protein LOC133915680 isoform X2, with product MGACVSRPSACVGKPHTPRSGDASGRAGGGARRRRSRRGGKARRKAPSRAASMETIQEAEVSGSPPGAAAADHRTYSNPAFQDAFSLNGFENEAALSMKDGNGGSFNATAQSGEHHHHRKPKSSELSKGSSENGVRSSVSHEDVASVSGEDSAHGGGWILDDCGLLPNNCLPCIASAVGVNEKKRALSSSPTHSMKMPSLKLSFKKKSGEAHPSSTLLSTKDFLERPLAGSQVQLCSLETKMLNSWSHVDPETFRVRGANYFRDKKKEFAPNYAAYYPFGVDVYLSPQKVNHISRFVQLPDIQLSSKLPPLLVVNVQVPLYPASLFQNETDGEGMSFVLYFRLSEGYSKELPPSFIESIRRLVDDHVEKIKAFPMETTIPFRERLKILGRVANLEDLPLSAAERKLMHAYNEKPVLSRPQHEFYLGDNYFEIDIDMHRFSYISRKGFQTFLDRLKVCILDVGLTIQGNKAEELPEQILCCVRLNGIDYTKYQPLMTHGA from the exons ATGGGCGCGTGCGTGTCGCGGCCCAGCGCGTGCGTGGGGAAGCCCCACACGCCGCGGTCCGGGGATGCCAGCGGCCGGGCGGGCGGCGGGGCGCGGCGCAGGCGCAGCCGCCGCGGGGGGAAGGCCCGGCGGAAGGCGCCCTCGCGCGCCGCGTCGATGGAGACCATCCAGGAGGCCGAGGTGTCCGGTTCGCCTCCCGGGGCCGCTGCCGCAGATCACCGGACCTACAGCAACCCCGCGTTCCAAG ATGCCTTTTCATTGAATGGCTTCGAGAATGAAGCGGCATTGAGCATGAAAGATGGCAACGGTGGGAGCTTCAATGCAACTGCGCAATCAGGTGAGCACCACCACCATAGAAAACCAAAGTCCAGTGAGCTGTCAAAGGGGAGCTCGGAGAATGGTGTGAGGTCCTCCGTGAGCCATGAGGATGTGGCGAGTGTTTCAGGTGAGGATAGCGCGCATGGCGGAGGCTGGATTTTGGACGATTGCGGGCTTCTCCCAAATAATTGTCTGCCTTGTATTGCCTCTGCTGTTGGGGTAAACGAAAAGAAGAGAGCGCTCTCCTCGAGCCCGACTCATTCAATGAAGATGCCTTCTTTGAAGCTCTCATTCAAGAAGAAGTCTGGTGAAGCCCATCCATCTTCCACACTAT tatcTACAAAAGATTTCCTTGAAAGGCCTCTAGCAGGTTCGCAAGTACAGTTATGTTCGCTGGAAACGAAAATGCTCAACAGCTGGTCTCATGTTGATCCTGAAACATTCCGAGTCCGTGGAGCAAACTATTTTAG GGATAAGAAAAAAGAGTTTGCTCCGAATTATGCTGCATATTATCCATTTGGAGTTGATGTGTACCTATCACCACAAAAAGTCAATCATATATCTCGATTTGTTCAACTTCCTGACATTCAACTCTCCAGCAAACTCCCACCTCTTTTGGTGGTCAATGTACAG GTCCCATTATATCCGGCTTCATTATTTCAGAATGAAACCGATGGGGAAGGGATGAGCTTTGTTTTGTATTTTAGGCTTTCTGAAGGTTACTCAAAAGAGCTTCCACCTTCATTCATAGAAAGTATCAGA AGGTTGGTTGATGATCATGTAGAGAAGATAAAAGCATTTCCAATGGAAACAACTATACCATTTCGAGAACGGCTAAAGATACTTGGCCGGGTGGCTAATCTGGAGGATCTTCCTTTGAGTGCAGCGGAGAGGAAGCTAATGCACGCATACAACGAGAAGCCTGTGCTTTCTAGACCACAGCATGAATTTTACTTG GGTGATAACTACTTTGAGATTGATATTGACATGCACAGATTTAGCTACATCTCAAGGAAAGGTTTTCAAACATTTTTGGACAGGCTGAAAGTATGCATTCTAGATGTTGGGCTGACCATTCAG GGAAATAAAGCTGAAGAACTGCCTGAGCAGATCTTATGCTGTGTTAGGTTGAACGGGATAGATTACACAAAATATCAGCCGCTTATGACGCATGGCGCCTGA
- the LOC133915680 gene encoding uncharacterized protein LOC133915680 isoform X4 yields MGACVSRPSACVGKPHTPRSGDASGRAGGGARRRRSRRGGKARRKAPSRAASMETIQEAEVSGSPPGAAAADHRTYSNPAFQDAFSLNGFENEAALSMKDGNGGSFNATAQSGEDSAHGGGWILDDCGLLPNNCLPCIASAVGVNEKKRALSSSPTHSMKMPSLKLSFKKKSGEAHPSSTLLSTKDFLERPLAGSQVQLCSLETKMLNSWSHVDPETFRVRGANYFRDKKKEFAPNYAAYYPFGVDVYLSPQKVNHISRFVQLPDIQLSSKLPPLLVVNVQVPLYPASLFQNETDGEGMSFVLYFRLSEGYSKELPPSFIESIRRLVDDHVEKIKAFPMETTIPFRERLKILGRVANLEDLPLSAAERKLMHAYNEKPVLSRPQHEFYLGDNYFEIDIDMHRFSYISRKGFQTFLDRLKVCILDVGLTIQGNKAEELPEQILCCVRLNGIDYTKYQPLMTHGA; encoded by the exons ATGGGCGCGTGCGTGTCGCGGCCCAGCGCGTGCGTGGGGAAGCCCCACACGCCGCGGTCCGGGGATGCCAGCGGCCGGGCGGGCGGCGGGGCGCGGCGCAGGCGCAGCCGCCGCGGGGGGAAGGCCCGGCGGAAGGCGCCCTCGCGCGCCGCGTCGATGGAGACCATCCAGGAGGCCGAGGTGTCCGGTTCGCCTCCCGGGGCCGCTGCCGCAGATCACCGGACCTACAGCAACCCCGCGTTCCAAG ATGCCTTTTCATTGAATGGCTTCGAGAATGAAGCGGCATTGAGCATGAAAGATGGCAACGGTGGGAGCTTCAATGCAACTGCGCAATCAG GTGAGGATAGCGCGCATGGCGGAGGCTGGATTTTGGACGATTGCGGGCTTCTCCCAAATAATTGTCTGCCTTGTATTGCCTCTGCTGTTGGGGTAAACGAAAAGAAGAGAGCGCTCTCCTCGAGCCCGACTCATTCAATGAAGATGCCTTCTTTGAAGCTCTCATTCAAGAAGAAGTCTGGTGAAGCCCATCCATCTTCCACACTAT tatcTACAAAAGATTTCCTTGAAAGGCCTCTAGCAGGTTCGCAAGTACAGTTATGTTCGCTGGAAACGAAAATGCTCAACAGCTGGTCTCATGTTGATCCTGAAACATTCCGAGTCCGTGGAGCAAACTATTTTAG GGATAAGAAAAAAGAGTTTGCTCCGAATTATGCTGCATATTATCCATTTGGAGTTGATGTGTACCTATCACCACAAAAAGTCAATCATATATCTCGATTTGTTCAACTTCCTGACATTCAACTCTCCAGCAAACTCCCACCTCTTTTGGTGGTCAATGTACAG GTCCCATTATATCCGGCTTCATTATTTCAGAATGAAACCGATGGGGAAGGGATGAGCTTTGTTTTGTATTTTAGGCTTTCTGAAGGTTACTCAAAAGAGCTTCCACCTTCATTCATAGAAAGTATCAGA AGGTTGGTTGATGATCATGTAGAGAAGATAAAAGCATTTCCAATGGAAACAACTATACCATTTCGAGAACGGCTAAAGATACTTGGCCGGGTGGCTAATCTGGAGGATCTTCCTTTGAGTGCAGCGGAGAGGAAGCTAATGCACGCATACAACGAGAAGCCTGTGCTTTCTAGACCACAGCATGAATTTTACTTG GGTGATAACTACTTTGAGATTGATATTGACATGCACAGATTTAGCTACATCTCAAGGAAAGGTTTTCAAACATTTTTGGACAGGCTGAAAGTATGCATTCTAGATGTTGGGCTGACCATTCAG GGAAATAAAGCTGAAGAACTGCCTGAGCAGATCTTATGCTGTGTTAGGTTGAACGGGATAGATTACACAAAATATCAGCCGCTTATGACGCATGGCGCCTGA
- the LOC133915682 gene encoding uncharacterized protein LOC133915682, protein MSPLLLLLLAAAVAAAAAGDALPNGAANDLLPKYGLPKGLVPDSVASYTFDEATGRFEIHLTGTCYVHFGYHLVYYDKTIKGTLSYGAMSDLSGVQAKKLFIWVSVTGMVAHPKQGTIEFQAGFVSESLSASMFDEVPACGKGVGAQLRGAAGVIRELGLLPVEEA, encoded by the exons ATGTCgcccctgctcctcctcctcctcgccgccgccgtcgccgcggcggcggccggcgacgcgTTGCCGAACGGCGCGGCGAACGACCTCCTCCCCAAGTACGGCCTCCCGAAGGGCCTCGTCCCTGACTCCGTCGCCTCCTACACCTTCGACGAGGCCACTGGCCGCTTCGAGATCCACCTCACCGGCACCTGCTACGTCCACTTCGGCTACCACCTTGTCTACTACGACAAGACTATCAAGGGAACCCTCTCCTACGGCGCCATGTCCGACCTCTCTGGTGTCCAGGCTAAGAAGCTCTTCATCTGGGTCTCCGTCACCGGCATGGTCGCGCACCCCAAACAGGGCACCATCGAGTTCCAGGCCGGGTTCGTCTCCGAGTCGCTGTCGGCGTCGATGTTCGACGAGGTGCCCGCCTGTGGCAAAGGCGTCGGCGCGCAGctgcgcggcgcggcgggggtGATCCGGGAGCTTGGGCTGCTCCCCGTTGAGGAG GCTTGA